The following proteins are co-located in the Acidicapsa acidisoli genome:
- a CDS encoding TonB-dependent receptor, with the protein MSSQKQMAMLRFGQCGRTLSQQLKTSIFCLTILALLTSPVFAQLTTADILGTVSDASGAAVPNANITLINLGTNEARAAQSNGSGDYSFTLLPVGHYSVTVKADGFQVSITKDLAIEAGDRARDDVRLQLGSASTVVEVTASTPLLQADSATVSSTVTSMAVQDLPLNGRNFVQLVQLVPGANEGPGNGLSSGGRPDDRRTNAAGISVNGQDDTLNNWVVDGIDDNERIIGSIGVKPNVEGIQEITVQTNSYAPEAGRTAGGVINVVTRSGTNQFHGSAYEFFRNDIFDGRNVFQTTGAKPELRQNQFGGSIGGPVIKDKTFFYFDYEGLRVVSGVTYVKTVPTLTEYNDINSIGGGSPQALLSAANGTAGLAIDPVALNYLKLFPAPNTGGAGQLTNNFTISPNKTQFSNTYDARVDHKLNDRNLVFGRFAYNNIATFTPPGLGTVNGLQISGGRFDFDGPATDVAQQYALGYTHIFTPSLLLDLRAAFTHINNLSLPLNFGAGADATVGFPAIQTSFSPFANSLTPVSVGPFSDLGDGAFVPLQDIDNTFQYAGTISWTKGNHNIKAGGSFLRRQARNVQSASAAGAYGFGLVTDSNADLTTQQDNQLASTLVGAFQNDTRNFNLNPPDYRSYESSGFVQDSWKVNSKLTIIGGFRYDVFTPFTEAHNRISNFDFPQALLSTSANVTDALKIAGVNGVDGHVNIPTDYSNFAPRLGFSLSLTPLTVVRGGYGLSFFPGNYTSNADLKNAPFTSVFSPNCQSSLAVQIEQDQGINPASQNPSCATVVGAPTAFDQGLPVPSAPSISNLANIPALSFVAEAPKFRSALIQQFNLQVERQWGANVVTVGYVGNIGQHLPESINNINQPAPFNPITNPAGSARPLNNQLPNLAGVSYIQSEGVSNYNALQTSFQRRFSEGLAFDANYTWGKGLSDITGFSQQGGNQGWSNADPNHIRQIEYGIAENDIQNRFALSLNYQLQYGKNFTGVKKIALSGWQANAISAWQSGKPFTITETGSGADNPLESDGEQHGYNNRATPLNSGGQDRPNQIKNPHVNNKSLAEFFDPTAFAPQPLGTIGNTQRNSQFGPDFRHVDLSIFKDFAVKEGVKLQFRAESFNISNTPNFYIGNGSSGASFGNPAFGGISQTDPNYTPREYQFALKAQF; encoded by the coding sequence ATGAGCAGTCAAAAACAAATGGCAATGCTCCGCTTTGGCCAGTGCGGGCGAACACTCTCTCAACAACTTAAGACGTCAATTTTCTGTCTGACGATCTTAGCTTTACTTACTTCTCCAGTCTTTGCGCAGCTGACTACTGCCGATATCCTTGGAACGGTCAGCGATGCCTCAGGCGCAGCCGTTCCCAATGCCAATATAACCCTCATCAACCTTGGGACGAACGAGGCCCGCGCAGCCCAGTCTAATGGCTCCGGCGACTACAGTTTCACACTTCTGCCTGTCGGCCATTACTCAGTCACCGTCAAAGCCGACGGTTTTCAGGTATCAATCACAAAAGATCTGGCGATTGAAGCAGGGGATCGCGCGCGAGACGACGTCCGCCTCCAACTCGGCTCCGCGTCCACTGTGGTCGAAGTCACTGCAAGTACACCTCTTCTGCAGGCCGACAGTGCTACGGTGAGTTCTACGGTTACCTCAATGGCTGTCCAGGACCTTCCGCTTAACGGCCGCAACTTCGTTCAGCTTGTGCAGCTTGTTCCCGGGGCGAACGAAGGGCCCGGCAACGGGCTAAGCAGTGGTGGCCGGCCTGACGACCGGCGCACCAATGCTGCCGGCATTTCTGTCAACGGACAGGACGATACGCTCAACAACTGGGTGGTCGACGGTATCGACGACAACGAACGTATTATCGGATCGATCGGAGTCAAGCCCAACGTCGAAGGTATTCAAGAGATCACGGTTCAGACCAACAGCTACGCGCCGGAAGCTGGCCGCACGGCCGGTGGCGTGATCAATGTCGTCACGCGCTCTGGAACGAATCAGTTCCATGGCAGCGCCTACGAGTTCTTCCGCAACGATATCTTTGACGGCCGTAACGTCTTCCAGACGACCGGAGCCAAGCCCGAACTGCGTCAGAACCAGTTCGGCGGCAGCATCGGTGGTCCTGTGATCAAAGACAAGACCTTTTTCTACTTCGACTATGAGGGATTGCGGGTGGTTTCGGGCGTTACTTATGTCAAGACCGTGCCTACGCTAACGGAGTACAACGACATCAACAGCATTGGTGGAGGTAGCCCCCAGGCGCTGCTATCGGCAGCGAATGGCACAGCAGGACTCGCCATTGACCCAGTCGCATTGAACTATCTGAAGCTGTTTCCAGCGCCTAACACTGGCGGGGCTGGCCAATTGACAAATAACTTCACAATCAGCCCCAACAAGACGCAGTTCAGCAATACCTACGACGCTCGGGTCGATCATAAACTCAACGACCGGAACTTAGTCTTCGGACGCTTTGCGTACAACAACATTGCCACTTTCACACCGCCTGGACTGGGCACCGTGAATGGTCTTCAGATTAGCGGAGGCAGGTTCGACTTTGACGGTCCCGCAACCGATGTGGCCCAGCAGTATGCCTTGGGTTACACGCACATCTTTACCCCAAGCCTCCTGCTTGACTTGAGGGCGGCGTTCACTCATATCAACAACCTCTCTCTCCCGCTCAACTTTGGCGCCGGCGCGGATGCGACGGTCGGCTTTCCCGCGATCCAGACTTCCTTCAGTCCCTTCGCAAACTCTCTGACCCCAGTATCGGTAGGTCCTTTCTCAGATCTTGGCGATGGCGCGTTCGTGCCTCTTCAGGATATCGACAACACTTTCCAGTACGCCGGTACAATTAGCTGGACGAAAGGCAATCACAACATCAAGGCTGGTGGAAGCTTTCTGCGTAGACAGGCCAGAAACGTGCAAAGCGCCTCCGCAGCCGGAGCATATGGATTCGGTCTTGTAACCGACAGCAACGCAGATCTGACGACACAGCAGGACAACCAGCTAGCATCAACCCTGGTTGGCGCCTTTCAAAACGATACGCGCAACTTCAACCTGAACCCGCCCGACTATCGCAGTTACGAATCGAGCGGCTTTGTGCAAGACAGTTGGAAGGTCAACTCGAAGCTCACGATCATTGGCGGTTTTCGCTACGACGTGTTTACGCCCTTCACGGAAGCGCACAACCGTATCTCGAACTTTGACTTTCCGCAGGCGCTTTTGTCCACTTCGGCAAATGTCACGGATGCACTCAAGATCGCTGGCGTGAACGGCGTCGACGGACACGTTAACATTCCGACCGACTATTCCAACTTCGCTCCACGCCTCGGTTTCTCGCTGTCGCTGACGCCGTTAACAGTTGTGCGCGGAGGCTACGGACTCAGCTTCTTTCCCGGCAATTACACCTCCAACGCCGATCTGAAGAATGCCCCGTTTACCTCTGTGTTCAGCCCTAATTGCCAGTCCAGCTTAGCCGTACAAATTGAACAGGACCAGGGAATCAATCCTGCTTCGCAAAACCCAAGCTGCGCAACTGTGGTAGGCGCGCCAACGGCCTTTGACCAGGGGCTGCCTGTTCCCTCGGCCCCAAGTATTTCTAATCTTGCGAATATCCCCGCTCTGTCGTTCGTAGCCGAAGCTCCCAAATTCAGGTCGGCTCTCATTCAGCAGTTCAATCTGCAGGTTGAACGACAGTGGGGCGCTAACGTCGTCACGGTTGGCTACGTCGGGAACATTGGCCAGCATCTGCCGGAATCCATCAATAACATCAACCAGCCTGCACCATTCAATCCCATCACCAATCCCGCTGGGTCGGCTCGTCCGCTCAACAATCAGTTGCCCAATCTCGCTGGGGTGAGTTACATCCAAAGCGAGGGTGTCTCGAACTATAACGCTTTACAGACATCTTTCCAGCGCCGCTTTAGCGAGGGTCTGGCCTTCGATGCGAACTATACGTGGGGCAAGGGATTGAGTGACATCACCGGCTTTTCTCAGCAAGGCGGTAACCAAGGTTGGAGCAATGCCGATCCAAACCACATCCGTCAGATCGAGTACGGCATTGCGGAGAACGACATTCAAAACCGCTTCGCTCTCTCGCTTAACTATCAGCTGCAGTACGGAAAGAACTTTACTGGCGTCAAGAAGATTGCTCTCTCCGGATGGCAAGCCAATGCTATCTCTGCATGGCAGAGCGGTAAACCGTTCACCATTACCGAGACCGGCAGCGGCGCCGATAACCCTCTCGAAAGCGATGGCGAGCAGCATGGCTACAACAATCGCGCCACCCCACTTAACAGCGGAGGTCAGGATCGTCCCAACCAGATCAAGAATCCTCACGTCAACAATAAGAGTCTGGCCGAATTCTTCGATCCTACGGCCTTCGCCCCTCAACCACTCGGAACGATTGGAAACACCCAGCGCAACTCGCAGTTCGGACCTGATTTCCGTCATGTCGACCTCTCCATCTTCAAGGACTTTGCGGTCAAGGAAGGTGTAAAGTTGCAGTTCCGAGCAGAGAGCTTCAATATCTCGAACACGCCGAACTTCTACATCGGAAATGGCAGCAGCGGAGCAAGCTTCGGAAACCCGGCCTTCGGAGGCATCTCGCAGACCGATCCCAACTACACTCCACGAGAGTACCAATTTGCTCTCAAGGCGCAATTCTAA
- a CDS encoding di-heme oxidoredictase family protein, translating into MLISPRSKVFLCSCLLAASIALGTGFVRVAAKSATEAPAGFNTPSFNGQHSISNGIVEPAGDTFALDQQIYEENETVAGGLGPVYNATSCVTCHQNPNSGAASQITELRVGHKDANGNFVNPTVFINDGKNTITGRSIVNDRAIGPQAQEHIPATENIRTLRAALNTLGDGFVEAIDDQTLIEIAEQQAQLSEGRIHGEVVQAPIFEAPGQTRVGRFGWKDQHSSLLSFIADAYLNEMGITNRLRPTEVTQVLNTTTGINDQPDNLGLADIDHFAQFIRGTMVPPRDTALATTPAALRGQQLFHQIGCSVCHVQSITTAPAGTAIDGGMFTVPEALGDKIIHPFSDFLLHDIGTGDGIVQVGPQDTANKLRTAPLWGLRTKARFMHDLRSLSLTDAILRHEEEAHEPARHFREMEPEEREALLTFLRSL; encoded by the coding sequence ATGCTCATATCCCCTCGGAGTAAGGTTTTCCTTTGTTCTTGCCTTCTCGCGGCATCAATCGCGTTAGGCACAGGATTCGTTAGAGTCGCAGCGAAGTCGGCAACTGAAGCGCCAGCCGGATTCAACACTCCTAGTTTCAACGGACAACACAGTATCAGCAACGGAATTGTCGAGCCAGCCGGAGACACATTCGCGCTGGATCAGCAGATCTATGAGGAGAATGAGACGGTGGCCGGCGGGCTTGGGCCTGTGTATAACGCCACCAGTTGTGTCACTTGTCATCAGAATCCGAATAGTGGGGCAGCCAGCCAGATCACGGAACTTCGGGTTGGACACAAGGATGCAAATGGCAACTTCGTAAACCCGACCGTCTTTATCAATGACGGCAAGAACACGATTACCGGCAGGTCGATTGTCAATGATCGCGCGATTGGTCCGCAGGCGCAGGAACACATCCCTGCGACAGAGAACATTCGCACCCTGCGCGCCGCCCTCAACACTCTGGGGGATGGATTTGTCGAAGCCATCGACGATCAGACTTTGATCGAGATCGCGGAGCAACAAGCGCAATTGAGCGAAGGTAGAATTCATGGTGAGGTTGTCCAGGCGCCGATCTTTGAAGCTCCTGGGCAGACCCGCGTGGGACGCTTTGGCTGGAAAGACCAGCACAGCAGTTTGCTCTCGTTTATTGCGGACGCCTATCTCAATGAGATGGGAATCACCAATCGACTACGCCCCACGGAGGTTACTCAAGTTCTCAATACCACGACGGGCATTAACGATCAGCCAGATAACCTCGGCTTGGCCGATATCGATCACTTTGCTCAGTTCATACGTGGCACCATGGTACCGCCTCGAGACACGGCCCTTGCCACGACCCCTGCAGCGCTAAGGGGCCAACAGCTATTTCATCAAATCGGTTGCAGCGTTTGCCACGTGCAATCCATCACTACAGCGCCAGCTGGGACAGCCATCGACGGGGGCATGTTTACAGTTCCAGAGGCGCTGGGTGACAAGATCATCCATCCTTTCAGCGACTTCTTGTTGCATGACATCGGGACCGGAGATGGAATTGTCCAAGTCGGCCCGCAAGACACGGCAAATAAGTTGAGAACCGCGCCACTCTGGGGTTTGCGTACAAAGGCGCGCTTCATGCACGACCTGAGATCGCTGTCGCTTACAGACGCTATCTTGCGTCATGAGGAAGAAGCACACGAGCCGGCTCGGCACTTTAGGGAAATGGAGCCCGAGGAGAGAGAGGCGTTGCTCACCTTTTTGAGATCTCTGTGA
- a CDS encoding RNA polymerase sigma factor encodes MKQIGRTRDFSLMRDAQSGNHIAFEQLVNIHDRAVLRLAFRITGSKNDIQDIYQEAFLKIYRMLGSFRFECSVSTWIYRIVTNVCFDHLRKSRRRKEKSAIEMSADGEEYNLLDQVPDNRLAYQPEHQLFRREEGVHVLRALRRLTVRERAVFELRYFRGLKLRTVSERLSISEASVKTTLSRAAQKLKSQLAGDTRGRKSRCTGHVMPEL; translated from the coding sequence ATGAAGCAGATAGGCCGTACGCGGGATTTCTCATTGATGCGCGACGCGCAGAGCGGAAACCACATTGCTTTTGAACAGCTGGTGAATATCCATGATCGCGCTGTACTAAGACTTGCGTTCCGTATTACTGGGTCGAAGAACGATATCCAAGATATCTATCAAGAGGCATTTCTGAAAATTTACAGGATGCTGGGCAGCTTCCGTTTCGAGTGCTCCGTTTCAACCTGGATCTACCGTATTGTGACCAATGTTTGCTTTGATCATCTGCGGAAGAGTAGAAGGCGCAAAGAGAAGAGCGCGATAGAAATGAGCGCCGATGGGGAGGAGTACAACCTGTTGGATCAAGTCCCAGACAACAGGCTGGCTTACCAACCCGAACATCAATTGTTCCGCCGGGAAGAAGGGGTTCATGTCCTTCGCGCCTTACGAAGACTTACGGTTCGCGAACGCGCAGTATTTGAATTGAGATATTTCCGTGGGCTGAAACTGCGGACCGTGAGCGAGAGGCTAAGTATCTCGGAAGCGTCGGTCAAAACCACCTTGTCACGAGCCGCGCAAAAGCTGAAATCTCAATTGGCGGGTGACACAAGAGGTCGAAAGAGTCGATGCACGGGCCATGTGATGCCTGAACTGTAA
- a CDS encoding lactonase family protein has protein sequence MLRVTRGLLLTIVGIGAVSPILCAAQSSNQSGAVFIETNAADHNKVIAFERASNGTLSNVGEFDTDGRGSGGVNDPLESQGSLTLSHDHSLLFAVNAGSGNISVFGVHHAFLTLLHKVASGGSQPVAVAQHNNLVYVLNSGGAGSVVGFRLGFDGQLAQIEDSTKFVTANATGGASLAISPDGRFLAVTERLANNVDVFQIQPNGVLAPIVVNPSPDPGAFSVTFAPNGSAIVSETGPAGATDGSAISSYSILSTGKLASISQGIPTLGAANCWNVVTPDGTKVYVSNAGSSTISGFAIGPNGTLTPLPGTVVGENPAGATNLDIAVSADGKYLYTLNSGAGTIGSFAIQQNGALTNIGEAGDLPIFAGFNGIAAY, from the coding sequence ATGCTCAGAGTAACCCGTGGTCTGTTGTTGACCATAGTTGGGATCGGAGCTGTATCGCCGATTCTTTGCGCCGCACAATCATCAAATCAGTCCGGAGCTGTGTTCATCGAGACGAATGCTGCCGACCACAATAAGGTCATCGCTTTCGAGCGTGCCTCCAACGGAACCCTTTCCAATGTCGGCGAATTCGACACTGACGGCCGTGGAAGTGGCGGCGTCAACGATCCCCTCGAGTCGCAAGGGTCTCTCACACTTAGCCACGACCACTCCCTCCTCTTCGCGGTCAACGCCGGCAGCGGAAACATATCTGTCTTCGGCGTTCACCATGCATTCTTGACGTTATTGCATAAGGTCGCTTCTGGTGGAAGTCAACCGGTTGCCGTGGCTCAGCATAACAACCTGGTCTATGTTTTAAACTCAGGAGGGGCCGGAAGCGTCGTGGGCTTCCGATTGGGCTTTGACGGTCAGTTGGCACAGATCGAAGATTCCACGAAATTCGTCACCGCCAACGCCACCGGCGGCGCGTCTTTGGCTATTAGCCCGGATGGTCGTTTCCTCGCCGTTACGGAGCGTTTAGCCAATAATGTCGACGTCTTCCAGATTCAGCCGAACGGCGTGCTTGCCCCAATTGTCGTCAATCCAAGCCCTGACCCCGGAGCATTCTCAGTGACCTTCGCCCCCAATGGATCGGCCATCGTCTCTGAAACTGGGCCTGCCGGCGCTACCGATGGTTCCGCAATTTCCTCCTACTCGATTCTCTCCACTGGTAAGCTTGCTTCTATCAGTCAAGGCATCCCGACCCTTGGCGCGGCAAACTGCTGGAACGTCGTAACCCCCGACGGAACAAAGGTCTATGTATCCAACGCGGGAAGTTCTACCATCTCCGGATTTGCAATCGGCCCGAATGGCACTTTGACTCCACTCCCGGGAACGGTTGTCGGCGAGAATCCTGCAGGCGCTACAAACCTGGACATCGCAGTAAGTGCGGACGGGAAGTACCTATACACACTGAACTCTGGTGCCGGTACGATCGGGAGCTTTGCAATTCAACAAAATGGCGCTCTTACCAACATCGGTGAGGCCGGCGATCTTCCGATCTTTGCTGGTTTTAACGGCATTGCCGCATACTAA
- a CDS encoding sensor histidine kinase — protein sequence MLKRSAHRTNPIDSAASVSGIRSQFERSALSREVIDVNEINRETIALLRGETVRYNISVRTELAADLPQIVGDRVQLQQVAMNLIINSIEAMKDVDGIRELAIKSQRVEKEQVLVSVSDTGVGLPPKLAEQAFEPFFTTKPHGTGMGLRVSRSIIESHGGRLWAVGSSGRGATFHLSLPTAPC from the coding sequence ATGCTCAAGCGCTCTGCCCATCGCACGAACCCCATCGACAGTGCCGCTTCCGTCTCCGGGATCCGCTCACAATTCGAGCGGAGCGCCCTGAGTCGAGAGGTTATTGATGTAAACGAGATCAATCGAGAGACCATCGCCCTCCTGCGCGGCGAGACAGTGCGATACAACATATCGGTTCGGACGGAACTGGCAGCCGATCTTCCTCAGATCGTTGGAGATCGCGTGCAATTGCAGCAGGTCGCGATGAATCTAATCATCAACAGCATCGAAGCGATGAAAGACGTTGATGGAATACGAGAGCTTGCCATCAAATCGCAGCGGGTTGAAAAAGAGCAGGTTCTTGTTTCGGTGAGTGATACCGGCGTAGGACTTCCGCCGAAGCTCGCGGAACAGGCATTCGAACCGTTCTTTACAACCAAACCCCACGGCACCGGCATGGGGCTTCGCGTCAGCCGTTCAATCATTGAGTCGCATGGCGGGCGCTTATGGGCAGTCGGTTCCTCAGGGCGCGGTGCAACTTTTCACTTGAGCCTGCCCACCGCGCCGTGCTGA
- a CDS encoding FAD-dependent oxidoreductase yields the protein MLTSSELKKIPVFACLNDANLMWLSQQAADLHLEPGEYLIHEGETTPFFVVMDGTTEVLKDVMGRRTEVSEHKPGDFFGELAILMATAAPASVRAKTACHLARLDPQHLQELIRRSPECSALILQTLNERVQVVQKYMLNLPSSRVQIVGSKFDDDCREIRTFLSMNRIPYEWADRERSAHLAPTDEVCEVAGLSVVVDGSFCVSHPPTVRKVAEALGFQTSPHRQSYDVVIIGGGPAGLAAAVYGASEGLSVLLVERRAPGGQAGTSSRIENYLGFPNGISGDDLSQRAFRQAIKFGAEVILTREAQEIIPQPDGAYTIGLDGGDTVETKTVILATGVDWRRLEAEGVDRFIGRGVLYGAARTEAPTVAGKRVFIIGGGNSAGQAALFFADYASSVTMLVRGEDLRRSMSQYLIDQIALVPGIQVEKETQVVSADGTDCLKAIETRRAGEPVIRRAADALFVMIGADAVTHWLPPQLQRQNGYVLTGREVSDQPGWAADRTPFLLETSLPGFFCVGDVRYNSIKRVSSSVGEGSMAVAFVHQYLSCC from the coding sequence ATGCTGACATCCTCGGAGTTGAAGAAGATCCCCGTCTTCGCCTGCTTGAACGACGCGAACCTTATGTGGCTCTCGCAGCAGGCAGCCGATCTTCATCTGGAGCCGGGTGAGTATCTCATTCACGAAGGGGAGACCACCCCTTTTTTTGTCGTGATGGACGGAACCACGGAAGTGCTCAAAGATGTGATGGGGCGTCGAACCGAAGTCTCAGAGCACAAGCCAGGCGATTTCTTCGGCGAATTGGCCATTCTCATGGCAACGGCAGCTCCCGCCTCCGTCCGCGCGAAGACAGCTTGCCACTTGGCACGGCTAGATCCGCAACACCTCCAGGAATTGATCCGACGCTCGCCCGAGTGCAGCGCATTGATCTTACAGACGCTGAATGAGCGCGTACAAGTCGTGCAAAAGTACATGCTGAATCTTCCCTCCAGCCGCGTGCAGATAGTCGGATCGAAGTTTGATGACGACTGCCGGGAGATCCGCACCTTCCTGAGCATGAATCGAATCCCTTATGAGTGGGCCGACCGCGAACGTAGCGCACATCTCGCTCCGACTGACGAGGTCTGCGAGGTTGCTGGCCTATCCGTCGTCGTGGATGGTTCGTTCTGTGTCAGCCATCCTCCTACAGTTCGTAAGGTAGCGGAAGCGCTCGGATTCCAAACATCTCCCCATCGCCAAAGCTATGACGTGGTGATTATTGGCGGCGGCCCAGCGGGACTGGCGGCTGCCGTCTACGGAGCCTCGGAAGGCCTCAGTGTTTTGTTGGTCGAGCGCAGGGCTCCCGGCGGTCAGGCTGGCACATCTTCTCGTATCGAAAATTACCTCGGCTTCCCCAATGGCATCTCAGGAGACGACCTCAGTCAGCGCGCGTTCCGGCAGGCGATTAAGTTTGGAGCCGAAGTGATTCTCACCCGAGAAGCCCAGGAGATCATTCCGCAACCCGATGGCGCCTATACGATTGGACTCGACGGTGGCGACACGGTTGAGACAAAGACCGTCATCCTGGCGACCGGAGTTGATTGGCGCAGACTTGAGGCGGAGGGCGTCGATCGCTTCATCGGACGCGGAGTCTTGTATGGGGCCGCACGCACGGAGGCCCCCACGGTGGCAGGAAAGCGCGTCTTTATCATCGGCGGCGGCAACTCGGCCGGCCAGGCTGCCCTGTTCTTCGCGGATTACGCGAGTTCAGTGACTATGCTGGTCCGCGGCGAAGATCTGAGAAGAAGCATGTCGCAATACTTGATCGATCAGATCGCTCTCGTGCCGGGAATTCAGGTGGAGAAGGAAACTCAAGTGGTCTCTGCAGACGGCACGGACTGTTTGAAAGCAATTGAAACCCGGAGAGCGGGGGAGCCTGTCATCCGGCGGGCTGCAGATGCACTGTTTGTTATGATCGGCGCCGATGCAGTAACCCATTGGTTACCACCTCAACTCCAACGCCAAAACGGCTATGTCCTCACGGGTCGCGAGGTGAGCGACCAGCCAGGTTGGGCGGCAGATCGTACTCCATTTCTGCTGGAAACAAGTCTTCCGGGATTCTTCTGTGTAGGCGACGTTCGCTACAACTCAATCAAACGCGTTTCCAGCAGCGTAGGAGAAGGCAGCATGGCTGTCGCTTTCGTGCATCAATATCTCTCGTGCTGCTAA